A stretch of Pseudomonas sp. LRP2-20 DNA encodes these proteins:
- a CDS encoding response regulator, producing MIQAASMDQQSFRKLLSRNIGLPLAVGLLGAVAFVAVINYLLSAMQWVEHTDRVIGNANEAVKLSIDMETGMRGFLITGDERFLDPYEVAKPRILGSLQSLRSMVEDNPQQVDRIDRLIALQNAWNAFGGEMISQRRSGGDYRASVGNGRGKRITDEIRKEFDGLIGTEQQLRMARTEKVSTVTVTAISIFVLLIIGLSALLAYLGRRDLLALSGSYSENLQAQQRAAERLEHQAWLRNGQTQLAEQVLGQLTLPMLGDNILRFFASYLGSVVGALYVRDEHGRLVRVASYGLSSEEQARQQVLGDHHGLLAQAVRDGRLLRLDDLPQDYYRLSSGLGDGLPRGALLMPARNDGQINGVIELGFLRPLQARDDEFMERVGENLGISIESARYRQRLQEVLAETQQLNEELQVQQEELKTANEELEEQSRVLKESQAHLETQQAELEQTNEQLSERTDALNRKNDELSQAQEELQARAEDLQRSSKYKSEFLANMSHELRTPLNSSLILAKLLAENGEGNLSAEQVKFAESIYSAGNDLLNLINDILDIAKVEAGKLEVRPENTQLERLVEGLRGMFQPLAEHKGLGFEVTVEAQVPATLFTDRQRLEQILKNLLSNAIKFTERGQVSLNIGYQAGNGIIFSVRDSGIGIAADQQQAIFGAFHQVDGTSNRRYGGTGLGLSISRDLAHLLGGQISVDSSLGQGSVFNLLMPERYESQGEEIEAQSLRPAVDSLPPAPPIAAPAVSKRPAPAFSDDRERAPFGNRCILVVEDEPNFARILFDLAHELGYSCLVAQSADEGFELAEQYVPDAILLDMRLPDHSGLTVLQRLKEQATTRHIPVHIISVEDRVEAAMHMGAVGYAVKPTSREELKEVFARLEAKLTQKLKHILLVEDDDLQRESIARLIGDDDIEITAVAMAQDALALLRENIYDCMIIDLKLPDMLGNELLKRMTAEDIRAFPPVIVYTGRNLTREEEADLLKYSRSIIIKGARSPERLLDEVTLFLHKVESQLSHERQRMLKTARSRDKVFEGRKVLLVDDDVRNIFALTSALEHKGAIVEIGRNGREAIERLEQHDDIDLVLMDVMMPEMDGFEATRLIRQQPRWRKLPIIAVTAKAMKDDQQRCLQAGANDYLAKPIDLDRLFSLIRVWLPQLERI from the coding sequence ATGATTCAAGCAGCCTCGATGGACCAGCAAAGCTTCCGCAAGCTGTTGAGCCGAAATATCGGCTTGCCCCTGGCAGTGGGCCTGCTCGGCGCCGTGGCTTTCGTCGCGGTGATCAACTACCTGCTATCGGCCATGCAGTGGGTCGAGCACACTGATCGGGTGATCGGCAATGCCAACGAAGCGGTCAAGTTGTCGATCGACATGGAAACCGGCATGCGCGGTTTTCTGATCACCGGTGACGAGCGCTTCCTCGACCCCTACGAGGTGGCCAAGCCGCGTATCCTTGGCAGCTTGCAGAGCCTGCGCAGCATGGTCGAGGACAACCCCCAGCAAGTCGACCGTATCGACCGGCTGATTGCCTTGCAGAACGCCTGGAACGCGTTCGGCGGCGAGATGATCAGCCAGCGCCGCAGCGGTGGCGACTACCGTGCTTCGGTCGGCAATGGCCGCGGCAAGCGCATCACCGACGAGATTCGCAAGGAGTTCGACGGCCTGATCGGCACCGAGCAGCAGCTGCGCATGGCGCGTACCGAGAAGGTCAGCACGGTCACCGTGACCGCCATTTCGATCTTTGTGCTGTTGATCATCGGCCTCAGCGCATTGCTCGCCTACCTTGGCCGCCGTGATCTGCTGGCCCTGTCGGGCAGCTACAGCGAGAACCTGCAGGCTCAGCAGCGCGCCGCCGAGCGCCTGGAGCACCAGGCCTGGCTGCGCAATGGCCAGACCCAGCTGGCCGAGCAGGTGTTGGGCCAGCTGACCCTGCCGATGCTTGGCGACAACATCCTGCGCTTCTTCGCCAGCTACCTGGGCAGTGTGGTCGGTGCGCTCTACGTACGCGACGAACATGGCCGCCTGGTGCGGGTGGCCAGCTATGGCCTGAGCAGCGAAGAGCAGGCCCGCCAGCAGGTGCTGGGCGATCACCACGGCCTGTTGGCGCAAGCCGTGCGCGACGGGCGCCTGCTGCGCCTGGACGACCTGCCGCAGGACTACTACCGGCTCAGCTCGGGCCTTGGCGACGGCCTGCCGCGTGGCGCCTTGCTGATGCCTGCGCGTAACGACGGGCAAATCAACGGTGTGATCGAACTCGGTTTTCTGCGCCCGCTGCAGGCGCGTGATGACGAGTTCATGGAGCGGGTCGGTGAAAACCTGGGCATCTCCATCGAAAGCGCACGTTACCGCCAGCGCCTGCAAGAAGTGCTCGCCGAAACCCAACAGCTCAACGAAGAACTGCAGGTCCAACAGGAAGAGCTCAAGACCGCCAACGAAGAGCTCGAAGAGCAATCGCGCGTGCTCAAGGAGTCCCAGGCCCACCTGGAAACCCAGCAGGCGGAGCTTGAACAGACCAACGAGCAGCTGTCCGAACGTACCGATGCCCTGAACCGCAAGAACGACGAACTCAGCCAGGCCCAGGAAGAACTCCAGGCACGTGCCGAAGACCTGCAACGTTCGAGCAAGTACAAGTCCGAATTCCTCGCCAACATGTCCCACGAGCTGCGCACGCCGCTCAACAGCTCACTGATCCTGGCCAAGCTGCTGGCCGAGAACGGCGAGGGCAACCTCAGCGCCGAGCAGGTCAAGTTCGCCGAGTCCATCTATTCCGCCGGCAACGACCTGCTGAACCTGATCAACGATATCCTCGACATCGCCAAGGTCGAGGCCGGCAAGCTCGAAGTGCGCCCCGAGAACACCCAGCTCGAGCGCCTGGTCGAAGGCCTGCGCGGCATGTTCCAGCCACTTGCCGAGCACAAGGGCCTGGGCTTTGAGGTCACGGTCGAAGCGCAAGTGCCGGCCACCCTGTTCACCGACCGCCAGCGCCTGGAGCAGATTCTCAAGAACCTGTTGTCCAACGCCATCAAGTTCACCGAGCGTGGTCAGGTCAGCCTGAACATCGGCTATCAGGCCGGCAATGGCATCATCTTCTCGGTGCGTGACAGCGGCATCGGCATTGCCGCCGACCAGCAACAGGCGATCTTCGGCGCCTTCCATCAGGTCGACGGCACCAGCAACCGTCGCTACGGTGGCACCGGCCTGGGCCTGTCGATCTCGCGCGACCTGGCGCATCTACTTGGCGGGCAGATCAGCGTCGACAGCAGCCTCGGGCAGGGCAGTGTGTTCAACCTGCTCATGCCGGAACGTTATGAATCGCAGGGTGAGGAGATCGAGGCACAGAGCTTGCGGCCAGCCGTCGATAGCTTGCCGCCGGCGCCGCCGATTGCCGCGCCTGCAGTGTCCAAGCGCCCGGCCCCGGCCTTCAGCGATGATCGCGAGCGCGCACCGTTTGGCAATCGCTGCATCCTGGTGGTGGAAGACGAGCCCAATTTCGCCCGCATTCTCTTCGACTTGGCGCACGAACTGGGTTACAGCTGCCTGGTGGCGCAAAGCGCCGATGAGGGTTTCGAGCTGGCCGAACAGTACGTTCCCGACGCCATCCTGCTGGACATGCGCCTGCCGGATCATTCCGGGCTGACCGTGCTGCAGCGCCTCAAGGAGCAGGCCACCACCCGGCACATACCGGTGCACATCATCTCGGTGGAAGACCGTGTAGAGGCGGCCATGCACATGGGCGCGGTGGGCTATGCAGTCAAACCGACCAGCCGCGAAGAGCTCAAGGAAGTGTTCGCCCGCCTGGAAGCCAAGCTGACCCAGAAGCTCAAGCACATCCTGCTGGTTGAAGACGACGACCTGCAGCGCGAGAGCATCGCCCGCCTGATCGGCGACGACGATATCGAGATCACCGCCGTGGCCATGGCCCAGGACGCCCTGGCGCTGCTGCGCGAGAATATCTACGACTGCATGATCATCGACCTCAAGCTGCCCGACATGCTCGGCAACGAGCTGCTCAAGCGCATGACCGCCGAGGATATCCGCGCGTTCCCGCCGGTGATCGTCTACACCGGGCGCAACCTCACCCGTGAAGAAGAGGCCGACCTGCTCAAGTATTCGCGCTCGATCATCATCAAGGGCGCGCGCTCGCCAGAGCGCCTGCTCGACGAAGTGACGCTGTTCCTGCACAAAGTCGAATCGCAGTTGTCCCATGAACGCCAACGCATGCTCAAGACCGCGCGCAGCCGCGACAAGGTCTTCGAGGGCCGCAAGGTGCTGCTGGTGGACGACGATGTGCGTAACATCTTTGCCCTGACCAGTGCCCTGGAGCACAAGGGCGCCATCGTCGAGATCGGCCGCAACGGGCGCGAAGCCATCGAGCGCCTGGAGCAGCACGATGACATCGACCTGGTGCTGATGGACGTGATGATGCCGGAGATGGACGGCTTCGAGGCCACCCGCCTGATCCGTCAGCAGCCGCGTTGGCGCAAGCTGCCGATCATCGCCGTTACCGCCAAGGCGATGAAGGACGACCAGCAGCGTTGCCTGCAGGCCGGCGCCAATGATTACCTGGCCAAACCGATCGACCTGGACCGCCTGTTCTCGTTGATCCGCGTGTGGCTGCCGCAACTGGAGCGAATTTGA
- a CDS encoding shikimate 5-dehydrogenase, protein MATTPSRDTVLCISLAGRPGTFGVRFHNHLYQQLGLDYYYKAMSTDDLPAAVAGIRALGIRGCGVSMPYKEACMALVDEIDPSAAAIESVNTLVNSAGHLKAYNTDYLAVRQLLEAHQVDPATAFALRGSGGMAKAVASALRDAGFREGIIVARNEQAGRQLADVCGYRWVAELGDLCPPMLVNVTPIGMAGGPEAEVLAFSENAIAAAERVFDVVAMPARTPLIQRAEALGKPVITGLEVIALQALEQFVLYTGVRPSREQVEAAVAFARDI, encoded by the coding sequence ATGGCGACAACTCCCAGCAGAGACACCGTGCTGTGCATTTCCCTGGCCGGGCGGCCTGGCACCTTTGGCGTGCGTTTTCATAACCACCTCTACCAGCAGCTCGGCCTGGACTATTACTACAAAGCCATGAGCACCGATGACCTGCCGGCAGCAGTCGCAGGCATCCGCGCGCTGGGCATTCGCGGCTGCGGCGTGTCGATGCCTTACAAGGAGGCCTGCATGGCGCTGGTCGATGAAATCGACCCGTCGGCGGCGGCGATCGAGTCGGTCAATACCCTGGTCAACAGCGCCGGCCATCTGAAGGCCTACAACACCGATTACCTGGCCGTGCGGCAACTGCTTGAGGCGCACCAGGTCGACCCTGCAACCGCGTTCGCCCTGCGCGGCAGTGGCGGCATGGCCAAGGCTGTGGCCAGTGCCCTGCGCGATGCCGGGTTCCGCGAAGGCATCATCGTCGCCCGCAACGAGCAGGCCGGGCGGCAGTTGGCGGATGTCTGCGGCTATCGCTGGGTGGCTGAGCTGGGCGACCTGTGCCCGCCGATGCTGGTGAACGTGACACCGATCGGCATGGCGGGTGGGCCGGAGGCTGAGGTACTGGCCTTCAGCGAAAACGCAATCGCGGCAGCCGAGAGGGTGTTCGACGTGGTGGCGATGCCGGCGCGCACACCGTTGATCCAGCGCGCCGAGGCGCTGGGCAAACCGGTGATTACCGGGCTGGAGGTGATCGCCTTGCAGGCGTTGGAGCAGTTCGTTCTGTACACCGGGGTACGGCCCAGCCGCGAACAGGTTGAAGCGGCAGTAGCCTTTGCGCGCGATATTTGA
- a CDS encoding OprD family porin yields the protein MFSPLPLAPGRRVAGLFIVCAGTHAQAAGFLEDTSAKVEARTVYFNRDFRDGHSSSSQGASKREEWAQGFILNVQSGYTQGPVGFGVDALGMLGIKLDSSPADSNSGLLPSSGHDPRHSADQYAKMGLAAKVKVSNTVLKFGSMMPDLALLKYNDGRLLPTMFHGAMLTSEEVRDLKFTLARLNKYTARDSTDRQDIRVHCKNKRYACDIEADHFDLAGLDYRFNDRLSAQYQVAKLENIYRQHFLGLVASQPLAVGSLSADLRLIKSDDIGNARAGEIDHRAFSGMLGYSLGGHKISAGWQRMYGESAMPYLDGSNPYLVNYAQVNDFAAAQERSWQLRYDYDFKALGVPGLSFFTRYINGDHIKVPGSNAQGKEWERDTELKYQVQSGTFKDVSVRLRNSTYRSNYERWARDMDETRVIVSYNFSIL from the coding sequence ATGTTTTCCCCTCTTCCTCTCGCCCCCGGGCGCCGTGTTGCCGGCCTGTTCATTGTGTGTGCCGGCACGCATGCCCAGGCCGCCGGTTTTCTTGAAGACACTAGTGCCAAGGTCGAAGCACGCACGGTCTATTTCAACCGGGATTTCCGTGACGGCCACAGCAGTTCCAGCCAGGGCGCGTCAAAACGTGAAGAGTGGGCGCAAGGCTTCATTCTCAATGTGCAGTCGGGTTATACCCAGGGCCCGGTCGGCTTTGGCGTGGACGCACTGGGCATGTTAGGGATCAAGCTCGACTCCAGCCCGGCCGACAGTAATAGTGGTTTGCTGCCCTCTTCCGGCCACGACCCACGGCACTCCGCCGACCAATACGCGAAGATGGGCCTGGCGGCCAAGGTCAAGGTTTCCAACACGGTGCTGAAGTTCGGCTCGATGATGCCGGACCTAGCGCTGTTGAAATACAACGATGGTCGCCTGCTGCCGACCATGTTCCATGGCGCGATGCTGACCTCCGAAGAAGTGCGCGACCTGAAGTTCACCCTGGCCCGCCTGAACAAGTACACCGCGCGTGATTCCACCGATCGTCAGGATATTCGCGTGCATTGCAAGAACAAGCGCTATGCCTGCGATATCGAAGCCGACCACTTTGACCTGGCTGGCCTGGACTACCGTTTCAATGATCGGCTCAGCGCTCAGTATCAGGTCGCCAAGCTGGAAAACATCTACCGTCAGCACTTCCTCGGCCTGGTCGCCAGCCAGCCGCTCGCCGTTGGCAGCCTGTCGGCAGACCTGCGGCTGATCAAGAGCGATGACATCGGCAACGCTCGCGCCGGCGAGATCGATCACCGTGCCTTCAGCGGCATGCTCGGCTACAGCCTGGGCGGGCACAAGATCAGCGCCGGCTGGCAGCGCATGTACGGCGAGAGTGCCATGCCGTACCTCGATGGCAGCAACCCGTACCTGGTCAACTACGCCCAGGTCAACGACTTCGCCGCCGCCCAGGAGCGCTCCTGGCAGCTGCGTTACGACTACGACTTCAAGGCACTCGGCGTGCCCGGCCTGAGCTTCTTCACCCGTTACATCAACGGTGACCACATCAAGGTCCCGGGCAGCAATGCACAAGGCAAGGAGTGGGAACGCGACACTGAGCTCAAGTACCAGGTGCAGAGCGGCACCTTCAAGGATGTCAGCGTGCGCCTGCGTAACTCCACCTACCGCAGCAACTACGAGCGGTGGGCGCGGGACATGGACGAGACCCGGGTCATCGTCAGCTATAACTTCTCTATCCTCTGA
- the cobF gene encoding precorrin-6A synthase (deacetylating), producing MKDLLLIGIGPGDPRQITVEAVEAVRRASVFFVLDKGAGKDELVRLRKAILERYRPEGGYRLVQVADPQRNCEAHDYTGAVHEWHRQRAALYARLINEEMAADDLGAFLLWGEPGLYDSTLRILDLVRERGVALRLQVIPGISSVQALAARHQIPLNRIGEPLTLLPGRRLAEQGRVDNVVVMLDGQCAFATLEDPALVIYWGAYLGTDDEILIAGPLQAVKARILEVRERERVRMGWIMDTYLLRREL from the coding sequence ATGAAAGACTTGCTGTTGATCGGCATTGGCCCGGGCGACCCCCGCCAGATCACCGTCGAGGCGGTCGAGGCAGTGCGTCGCGCCAGCGTGTTCTTCGTGCTCGACAAGGGCGCCGGCAAGGATGAACTGGTGCGCTTGCGCAAAGCCATCCTCGAGCGCTACCGGCCCGAGGGTGGCTACCGCCTGGTGCAGGTTGCGGACCCGCAGCGCAATTGCGAGGCGCACGACTACACAGGCGCGGTGCACGAATGGCACCGCCAGCGTGCCGCGCTGTATGCCCGGTTGATCAACGAAGAGATGGCCGCCGATGATCTCGGCGCCTTTTTGCTATGGGGTGAGCCGGGGCTCTACGACAGCACCTTGCGCATTCTCGACCTGGTCCGTGAACGTGGCGTGGCGCTGCGCCTGCAGGTAATCCCCGGCATCAGCAGCGTGCAGGCCCTGGCGGCGAGGCACCAGATTCCCCTCAATCGCATTGGCGAGCCGCTGACCTTACTGCCGGGGCGGCGCCTTGCCGAGCAGGGGCGGGTGGACAACGTAGTGGTGATGCTCGACGGGCAATGCGCGTTTGCCACGCTGGAGGATCCGGCGCTGGTGATCTACTGGGGTGCTTACCTGGGTACCGACGATGAAATACTGATCGCCGGGCCACTGCAGGCCGTGAAGGCCCGGATCCTTGAGGTGCGCGAGCGGGAGCGGGTGCGCATGGGGTGGATCATGGATACGTACCTCCTGCGGCGGGAGCTATAA
- a CDS encoding lysine N(6)-hydroxylase/L-ornithine N(5)-oxygenase family protein, which translates to MSQSAPPETIKDLIGVGFGPSNLALAIALEELAQSQGHALDALFIDKQKEYRWHGETLATQSELQISFLKDLVSLRNPTSPYSFVNYLHQKQRLADFINLGTFYPCRLEYNDYLRWAAEHFASQAVYGEEVLRIEPELKAGRVEHLRLVSRDAQGREFSRRTRSVVVGSGGTPKIPEKFGAFKDDPRVFHHSQYLSSLNKLPCTAGKPMRIAVIGSGQSAAEAFIDLNDSYPSVKVDMVLRGSALKPADDSPFVNEIFSPDYTDLVYNEPADQRAKLLGEYHNTNYSVVDLDLIERIYGILYRQKVAHQFRHNVLCRRQVEAVVATRDGIELTLRDLATGQQQTHRYDAVILATGYERRSHRDLLAPLADYVEDFSVDRNYRVLASPDMQASVYLQGFCENSHGLSDTLLSVLPSRAAEIGQALYHDLARQQGKAQPTVALTSA; encoded by the coding sequence ATGAGCCAGTCTGCACCCCCGGAAACTATCAAGGACCTGATCGGCGTGGGCTTCGGCCCGTCCAACCTGGCCCTGGCCATCGCCCTGGAAGAACTTGCCCAAAGCCAGGGCCATGCCCTGGATGCGCTGTTCATCGACAAGCAGAAGGAATACCGCTGGCACGGCGAGACCCTGGCCACCCAGAGCGAACTGCAGATCTCGTTCCTCAAGGACCTGGTCTCGCTGCGCAACCCGACCAGCCCGTACAGTTTCGTCAACTACCTGCACCAGAAGCAGCGCCTGGCCGACTTCATCAACCTCGGCACCTTCTACCCCTGCCGCCTGGAGTACAACGACTACCTGCGCTGGGCCGCCGAGCATTTCGCCAGCCAGGCCGTGTATGGCGAAGAAGTGCTGCGCATCGAGCCTGAACTGAAGGCTGGGCGCGTCGAGCACCTGCGCCTGGTCTCGCGCGATGCGCAAGGCCGGGAATTCAGCCGGCGCACACGCTCGGTGGTGGTCGGCAGCGGCGGCACACCGAAGATTCCGGAAAAGTTCGGCGCGTTCAAGGACGACCCACGGGTCTTCCACCACTCGCAGTACCTGAGCAGCCTGAACAAACTGCCGTGCACGGCCGGCAAGCCGATGCGCATCGCGGTGATCGGCTCGGGCCAGAGCGCCGCCGAGGCCTTCATCGACCTCAACGACAGCTACCCGTCGGTCAAGGTCGACATGGTGCTGCGCGGCTCCGCCCTCAAGCCGGCCGATGACAGCCCGTTCGTCAACGAGATCTTCTCGCCAGACTACACCGACCTGGTCTACAACGAGCCGGCCGACCAGCGCGCCAAGTTGCTCGGTGAGTACCACAACACCAACTATTCGGTGGTCGACCTCGACCTGATCGAGCGCATCTACGGCATTCTCTACCGGCAGAAGGTCGCCCACCAGTTCCGCCACAACGTGCTGTGCCGGCGGCAGGTGGAAGCGGTGGTCGCCACCCGCGACGGCATCGAACTGACCCTGCGCGACCTGGCCACCGGCCAACAGCAGACTCACCGCTACGACGCGGTGATTCTCGCCACAGGCTACGAACGCCGCTCGCACCGCGACCTGCTCGCACCGCTGGCGGACTATGTGGAAGACTTCAGCGTCGACCGCAACTACCGGGTCCTGGCCAGCCCGGACATGCAGGCATCGGTGTACCTGCAAGGGTTCTGTGAAAACAGCCACGGCCTCAGTGACACCTTGCTGTCGGTACTGCCCTCCCGTGCCGCAGAAATCGGCCAGGCGCTGTACCACGACCTGGCTCGCCAGCAAGGCAAGGCACAACCCACCGTGGCCCTGACCAGCGCCTGA
- the pbpG gene encoding D-alanyl-D-alanine endopeptidase: MKTSLSILSLLLLLTGTATLPSTAAAQPPAQVQRDPSKLHLASGSALLIDLNTNQELYSSRADRVVPIASVTKLMTAMVVLDAKLPMDEMLTMTIANNPDMKGVYSRVRLGSELNRRETLLITLMSSENRAATTLANHYPGGYPAFIKAMNAKARSLGMAHTRYVEPTGLSTQNVSTAHDLAKLLMASRKYPMLSELSTTREKTVAFRKPNYSLGFRNTDHLVNKSNWDITLTKTGFTNEAGHCLVLLTKMDNRPVAMVILDAFGKYTHFADATRLRQWLETGAAKPAPAVAMQYKSDKHNKGRLASE; the protein is encoded by the coding sequence GTGAAAACATCCCTGTCCATCCTCAGCCTGCTGCTGTTGCTCACAGGTACCGCGACCCTTCCGTCGACCGCTGCTGCACAACCCCCGGCCCAGGTCCAACGCGACCCGTCCAAGCTGCACCTGGCGTCTGGCAGCGCCCTGCTGATCGACCTGAATACCAACCAGGAACTGTATTCGAGCCGCGCCGACCGCGTGGTGCCCATTGCCTCGGTGACCAAACTGATGACGGCGATGGTGGTGCTGGATGCCAAGCTGCCCATGGATGAGATGCTCACCATGACCATCGCCAACAACCCGGACATGAAAGGCGTGTATTCGCGCGTACGCCTGGGCAGCGAGCTGAACCGTCGGGAAACCCTGCTGATCACCCTGATGTCGTCGGAAAACCGCGCGGCCACCACCTTGGCCAACCATTACCCAGGCGGCTACCCGGCCTTCATCAAGGCGATGAACGCCAAGGCCCGCAGCCTGGGCATGGCGCACACCCGCTATGTCGAGCCGACCGGCTTGTCGACGCAGAACGTATCCACCGCCCACGATCTCGCCAAGTTGCTGATGGCATCGCGCAAGTACCCGATGCTGAGCGAGCTGTCGACCACCCGTGAAAAGACCGTGGCCTTCCGCAAGCCGAACTACAGCCTGGGCTTCCGCAACACCGATCACCTGGTGAACAAGAGCAACTGGGACATCACGCTGACCAAGACCGGTTTCACCAACGAGGCCGGCCACTGCCTGGTGCTGCTGACCAAGATGGACAACCGCCCAGTGGCGATGGTGATCCTCGACGCCTTTGGCAAGTACACCCACTTCGCCGACGCCACCCGCCTGCGCCAGTGGCTGGAGACCGGCGCAGCCAAGCCGGCTCCGGCGGTGGCCATGCAGTACAAGTCGGACAAGCACAACAAGGGGCGCCTGGCGTCGGAGTAA
- the gloA gene encoding lactoylglutathione lyase, whose protein sequence is MSLHDLQTLPGVTAQPDTATAQFVFNHTMLRVKDIEKSLDFYTRVLGFRLVDKRDFPEAAFSLYFLALVDPAQIPADDAERHQWMKSIPGVLELTHNYGTENDPDFAYHNGNTDPRGFGHICISVPDVREACARFEALDVPFQKRLQDGRMNHLAFVKDPDGYWVEVIQPTELKG, encoded by the coding sequence ATGAGCCTGCACGATCTGCAAACCCTGCCTGGTGTCACCGCACAGCCAGACACCGCCACCGCCCAGTTCGTCTTCAACCACACCATGCTGCGGGTCAAGGACATCGAGAAGTCGCTGGACTTCTACACCCGCGTGCTGGGCTTCCGCCTGGTCGACAAGCGTGACTTCCCTGAAGCTGCCTTCAGCCTGTACTTCCTGGCCCTGGTCGACCCGGCGCAGATCCCTGCCGACGACGCCGAGCGCCACCAGTGGATGAAGTCGATTCCGGGCGTGCTGGAGCTGACCCACAACTACGGCACCGAAAACGACCCGGATTTCGCCTATCACAACGGCAACACCGACCCACGCGGCTTTGGCCACATCTGCATTTCGGTGCCGGACGTGCGTGAGGCCTGCGCCCGTTTCGAGGCACTCGACGTGCCGTTCCAGAAGCGCCTGCAGGATGGCCGCATGAACCACCTGGCCTTCGTCAAGGACCCGGACGGCTACTGGGTTGAAGTGATCCAGCCAACCGAGCTGAAGGGCTGA
- a CDS encoding histone-like nucleoid-structuring protein, MvaT/MvaU family, whose protein sequence is MSRLAEFRAAEKALQEQMAQLEALKKDAGLKREIEFEQKLVGLMKSYDKSLRDIIAILDPKAVARGAVSAPKQQRRPRVVKVYENPHTGELIETKGGNHRGLKAWKEQYGAATVESWVR, encoded by the coding sequence GTGTCCAGACTTGCAGAGTTTCGTGCTGCCGAAAAAGCGCTCCAGGAACAGATGGCGCAACTGGAGGCGCTGAAAAAGGATGCCGGCCTCAAACGCGAAATCGAATTCGAGCAGAAACTAGTCGGCCTGATGAAAAGCTATGACAAAAGTCTGCGCGATATCATCGCCATCCTCGACCCCAAGGCGGTTGCCCGTGGCGCTGTCAGTGCACCGAAACAGCAGCGCCGCCCGCGCGTGGTCAAAGTCTACGAAAACCCGCACACCGGCGAGTTGATCGAGACCAAGGGCGGCAACCACCGCGGCCTCAAGGCGTGGAAAGAACAGTACGGGGCCGCTACCGTGGAAAGCTGGGTTCGCTGA
- a CDS encoding response regulator: MHLLVVEDDDIVRMLMVEVLDELGYTTIEAEDATAALKVIEDASQPLALLMTDVGLPDMRGEELAAKARAARPLLPVLFASGYADSFDVPEGMHLIGKPFSIDQLRDKVVEILGTP, encoded by the coding sequence ATGCACCTTCTGGTAGTCGAAGACGACGACATCGTACGTATGCTGATGGTCGAAGTGCTCGACGAGTTGGGCTACACCACCATTGAAGCGGAAGATGCCACCGCGGCGTTGAAGGTGATCGAAGATGCCAGCCAGCCACTGGCCCTGCTGATGACCGACGTGGGCCTGCCGGACATGCGCGGCGAAGAACTGGCGGCCAAGGCGCGTGCGGCGCGGCCGTTACTGCCGGTGCTGTTTGCCAGCGGTTACGCCGACAGTTTCGATGTACCCGAGGGCATGCATCTGATCGGCAAACCCTTCAGCATCGACCAGTTGCGCGACAAGGTAGTGGAAATTCTGGGTACACCTTGA